The Chryseobacterium sp. LJ668 genome segment CCGTATGAAGATCTGAATGGCAGACCCCACAAAAGAGAATTTCTATTTCTACATCTTTGGTAGTGGTCTGTCTTCTTTCGATATTCATTTGTTTTAAGTCGGCTTCCTTAGATTCCGTGCCGTAAGCTTTTACTGAGTATGTGTTCATTTTTCTGATTTTAAATTATTCTTCTTTATGCAAAAATCGGGACTTTTTAGCAATAAGCATTTATATAAATTGGTTTATTCAGTAAAATATTGATGTTATTTATTTAAAGTAATTGTACTTAACAGCCGTCCTGATAAAAAGTCTTCAGAAGTATTGTTTTTTAACATAACAATATTAATTTTAAACTTAAATTCATTTTTTGGGAATGCAATTACAACAACACATTGAAACCCACACTTTCCGGACCGCTTTTGGAAAAATTTTAGCTTTGAAACAAAATGGAATCTTCAAAGCTAAAAACATCCGTTATGCGCATTCGGAAAGATTCAAAAGACCGGTTGCTATAAAACCTTCGGATTCTGAAATAATTTTTCCTGAAAAAACTCCGGTTTGCCCGCAGAATATCAGTCCTCTTCTGGAAAAAATGATCGGAAAAACAAATCTTGATGACTTTGAAGTGGATGAATCATCACAATTTATTTCAGTTTTTCGACCTGAGAATTTTAATGAAAATGAAAAATTATCTGTAGTTGTCTGGATTCACGGGGGTTCTTATGAAATTGGTTGTGGAGATCTTACAACAGCTGATCCTATAGATTGGGTTAGAGAGCAAAACCTGATTGTTGTCACCGTTTCCTATCGTCTCGGAATTTTCGGATTTCTTGGCGGAACTGATGAGAGACCGGCAAATTTAGGCTTGTTTGATATTATTGAAGCTTTAAAATGGGTTAAAAATTACATATCGTATTTTGGTGGTGATGCAGAAAATATAACACTTTTCGGACAGTCTTCAGGGGGTGATGCGATTGCTCATCTAATGGTTTCAGAGGGCGTTGAAGGTCTGTTTAAAAGAGTCATTATTCACAGTGCACCCTTAGGTTTAAGGCAGAACAGAAGTAAAATGTCTGCCGAATTTTTAATGAATACCAAAAATTTTAATATAAATTCTGACGTTCTGGAAATCGTAGAAGATTATAAAAAGAATACACCGTCATTTTTTAAATATGGTTTGAAAGCTGCAATGCCATTCGGAACTCAATACGGTTTCCCGCCATTGTGTAATGAAAATGAAGCAGAAGAAAAATGGAAAAAGAATGCTGAAAATATTGATGTTTTAATCGGTTTGAATGACGAAGAAACTTCGTTTTATTTAAGAGCTTCAGATCATATAAACACGTATCTGCCGAAAAAGATAATTGATAAGACAATCCGGTCGACCACAGAAATCATCTACGGAAAACCTGCAAAAGATTTTGCTGAAAGCTATGCAAAAGCAGGAGGGAATGTT includes the following:
- a CDS encoding carboxylesterase family protein; its protein translation is MQLQQHIETHTFRTAFGKILALKQNGIFKAKNIRYAHSERFKRPVAIKPSDSEIIFPEKTPVCPQNISPLLEKMIGKTNLDDFEVDESSQFISVFRPENFNENEKLSVVVWIHGGSYEIGCGDLTTADPIDWVREQNLIVVTVSYRLGIFGFLGGTDERPANLGLFDIIEALKWVKNYISYFGGDAENITLFGQSSGGDAIAHLMVSEGVEGLFKRVIIHSAPLGLRQNRSKMSAEFLMNTKNFNINSDVLEIVEDYKKNTPSFFKYGLKAAMPFGTQYGFPPLCNENEAEEKWKKNAENIDVLIGLNDEETSFYLRASDHINTYLPKKIIDKTIRSTTEIIYGKPAKDFAESYAKAGGNVYLFRIHPRLSGNQFMGAHAIDLPFIFGNESAWKNAGILNNIPWTYVDENGRKLRKLWAEFAQSGKIANDSERPEILELRKI